GCCCGGCTCGGGCTCGCCCTGCTGGCCGGGCTCTCGCTGCTGTTCCTGACCGGGTGCTCCGGCGGGACCTCCGCCGGCACGAGCCCCGGTACCGCCACGGGCACCGCCACGGCCGCCCCCTCGCGCACCACGGCCGCCGCCCCGCCCCAGAGCACCGGGACCCCGGGGGCGGCGCCGACGCGCTTCTCCCGGCTCCCCACGGTCCAGGAGGGCGCGCTGCCCGCCGAGGCCCGGCGGACCCTCGCGCTCATCAGGGCCGGCGGG
The DNA window shown above is from Streptomyces showdoensis and carries:
- a CDS encoding ribonuclease domain-containing protein, yielding MILRCARLGLALLAGLSLLFLTGCSGGTSAGTSPGTATGTATAAPSRTTAAAPPQSTGTPGAAPTRFSRLPTVQEGALPAEARRTLALIRAGGPFPYAKDGTVFSNFERVLPQHKRGYYHEYTVRTPGERDRGARRIVTGRDGDVYYTDDHYESFREVVADEAR